Within the Candidatus Poribacteria bacterium genome, the region CTCACGAAGTGCCTTCGTTGTTTCCTGATCATCGACTGAGACAGCGATTAACCTACAGTAGTTGACCTCTAATTCGGGCTGTAAGTCCTTTGCATAATTCTCCAACTGGAGAACATCCTTCGGTCAATACGCCCCACGCCAAAAGACCAAGACTGTGGGCCAGCCACGCATTAAATCCTCNNCGTTCAAAGTTTGGGAATTTGTTACCGGATATCATCAAATCTTCACGAATCTTCATCTTACCCTCCAGTCTCATCAAACCACATGAAACCTCATCGGGATTCAAGGATTAACAGGCAGGACTTACGCACTTCGATTGTAGTTGCCCGATTCATCGGGCGTTGGGAACGGTGTCCTGCGACGATGAATCGCCGAACTACAGGGCTTTAACCGTTTAGCTGCGTAAGTCCTAACAGGATTAGAAAAAAAACGCAAGGACGCTATGACGCAGAGAAAAAAAAGAAAAACCTTTGCGCCTTTGCGTTAAAATATTGTTTTCACGTTTCACGCATCACGTTTCACGAGGCTTGCACCTCTTCCCAACGCTCCGTTTCCCATGAGCGTTCAATCACACCCAACACCTTAGCCACAGCCAACGCCTCACGAAAAGCAGGTTCACCTTGGCGTCCATCTCGGATCGACTTCAAGAATTGATAGGATTCGATCATCTTCAAGTCTTCGTAGCCTAAGCCGACACCGGGACCGGGATTGAAATAGGCATGAAACGGGTGTTCAGGACCACTCACGATACGGGTGTAGCCATTAGGCGCATCATCTCTGTCGGAAAGGAACAGATGGAGCTCATTCATGCGCTCAAAGTCCCAACTTAACGCGCCGCGTGTGCCGTGCACCTCAAACGCCATCTGACACTCCGGACCATTTATGACACGACACCCCTCCAACGTACCGTGCGCCCCATTAGAAAATTGTACCAGCGCACCAACATAATCTTCGTTGGTAACTTCTCCCGTCGGACCATCTGTGCGGACAGAAAAATGTGTGCCTTCGCCGGGCGTAGCAAGTGGTCGTTCTGAGAAGAAAGTCTCGCGGTTGCCCACCAAACGGTTGATTGGACCGGCTATCATCTGTGCCATATCAACGACATGCGACATCAGGTCGCCCAAGGTTCCTAACCCCGCCACCTCGCGCTGGAAACGCCATGAAAGCACGGCGTGTGGGTTGCTGGCATAGCCTGCAAAGAAACGTCCGCGATAGTGTGTAAGCCTGCCGAGACGCCCCTCCTCAATCAACTGCCGGGCGTATTGCACGAGCGGGGTCCATCGGTAATTATAGCCCACGCAGGTCAAAACGCCAGCCCGTCGAGCGGCATTTTCGATCGCGGCGGTCTCCTGTGGATTCCGACCGACAGGCTTCTCGCAGAAGATATGCTTCCCCGCTTCGGCAGCCGCTGTCGCAATTTCGAGGTGCATACTGTTTGGTGCGGTGATGTTGACAAGTTGCACCTCCGGATCAGCGATAACCTGTCTCCAATCCGTAGCGTATCGTTCAAAGCCCAAAAACGTCTGCGCTTCACGGGCACGGGCTTCTACCTCATCGGCGCAGATGACTAGGTGCGGCTGAACCCCACAGTCTTGAAAGCGGGTCGGAATCTGTCGGTAGGAGCGGCTGTGCACAGTCCCCATCCACCCCATACCGATGACACCGATACCTATCGTTCGCGTCATAGCTGACCTCAGAATTCAGGGGTTTCTGTTAAGTGCGTTCCAACGCGATTTTGCATATCGTCTTCTCTGCGTCATCGCCGTACCAGAAATGGGCACCATCCCACGTCAAGCCGTGCGGTTCACCGGGACATTCAAAGGAATCGAGAACGTCCCCGGAATTCGGGTCAATTTGGGAGATGATGTGCGTGTCGGTGTCCGCACTCCACAACGATTTACCGTCCCAAGCAATCCCGTGCGGTCGTGTGCCGGGCGATGGAAATTCTGCCAATATTTCCCCCGTCTCAGGAGAGACCTTATAGTGCCGATCTGACTGCACATCGGCACTCCACAGCGATTCGCCATCCCAAGCGAGCCCATGTGGACTCGGTCCCGGCGGTGGAAATGAGGTGACAACTTTCAAATCCGACACGGTTAATTTGTACAGGATTTTTTCTCCGATGTCAGAATACCAGAAATGGCTTCCATCACATTCGAGTCCGCTGGAACCCGATGTAGGTGGATTTACGGTAAGGATAACCTCACCGGTCTGCGGATTAATTTTGTGTAACGTCCCACCACCCTCGACGCTCCAGATGGCACCATCTTGCCAAGCAAGCCCGTTGGTACCTGGTCCCGGACAATTAAAACTGGTTGCGATTGATGCTTTTAACATTGTCAATCTCCTTCCTATGGTTGGGGAACAAAATTTTATCTTCAGCCCCGATTTATGGTAGATTTTAGAATTACTTAGACACTCCCAATACACAGCCAACCCCCTAAATCCCCCAACTCCCCTTGTCTTTCCCCTCTTATCAGAGGGGTTCAGGGGGACTTTGGAAACTTCACGTAGGTCAGAGTTATTGGTACATATCTACCTGTTTTTAGAATTCACTATAGTTGTCAATTACGGTCGTACTACCGATCCATCTGCTTTTCGATCTTCGGCGGCATAATTGGGCACCTTCGCTCGGTCGGCGTCCAGAATTTGCGTCGCCTCCGCCTCGTCAATGTCAATCCCCAGTCCCGGTTGGTCATTGGCGTAGAGGTATCCGCCCTCAAGAATCGCGTGTCCGGGGAAGATATCAAGTTCTTCTTGACTGAAATGGTTTTCCTCCTGAATACCGAAACTCCAACTTGCCAGATCCAAGTGCATTGCCGCCACCTGATTAACAGGATCATTGTCTCCGCCCTCCTGCCAAGCCGTGTTGACACCGAACCATTCACAGAGGGTAGCAATCTTCCGGCACGGGGTGATGCCGCCGCCCTTCGACACTCGCACCCGGACGAAGTCGATCAGCCGCTCGGTGATGAGGGGCGTCCACTCGTGAGGGTTGATGAAAAGTTCACCCATCGCCTGTGGGGTAGTGCACTGCTGCCGAATCAGACGAAACCAATCAATCTGTTCAGGCGAGAGGACATCCTCAAGGAAAAAGAGACGGTAAGGTTCTAGGAGCTTCGACAACGTCACCGCACACTGCGGGCGAAGGTGCTCGTGCACGTCGTGCGTGAGTTTCGGTCCGAACCCCAATTTCGATCGCAGATATTCAAACATCTTCGGGATGCTCTCAATGTATGCCTCATCATCGAAGGCAGGGGCATTAGACCAAGGGTTCTTCGGTTGACCCGCCTTATCGGCGTCAATAAACCCACCACCGCCGTACCCACCAAGCTGACAGCGAATGACCGAATATCCCTCCTCCATATAGCGCCGAATATCATCCTCAAGTTCGGCGAAATCGCCACCGCCAGCATGGGCATAGCACGGCACGGCAGAACGACAAGGACCGCCGAGAAGTTGGTAGACCGGCATCCCAGCCTCTTTCCCCTTGATGTCCCAGAGTGCCATGTCGATGCCGCCCAATGCGGTGTTCGAAATTGCCCCATTCCGCCAGTAACCACTGGTAAGGGTAGACTGCCAGATGTCTTCAATATGCCCAACCTCCCGACCAATCAGACGAGGGGCAATACACTCCTCCACCGCCGTGACGACTGTTTGTGGGTGGTAGTGGTCGCTGGCAGAACCAATACCGTAGAGTCCCGGCTGATCAGTGGTGATCTTCACAATCACCCAAGTCCCATTTACCCGTGTACGAATACATCGTATCTCTTTGATTTTTGCCATAGAAAGTTACCCTTTTTGGTCGTATCTACCACCTTGTTAAAAATAGATTATGATACCTTATGGTTACATGCTACCTACCGACATACAGAACTATAAATTCAACCGTTACAATTATCTCTAACATACCCCACTTGGAGTACCTTGTCAACAAGAAATTGTGCTTATACTTACAAATCCATCCCACATTTTTTCCTTGATTATTTTCTTAGAATCGCCTATCATTTCCTTGTTTTCACCCCTGTTTTCACGAGGGTAAGTTCGGACAGACCTGAAGATCCAACAATCAAAAGTGAAAGGAGACACAAAAGATGGTCTTGACTTTTTTGGATAAACATCGAGACATCGGTTTATTAATCCTTCGGATCGGATTTGGGTGTCTGTTCCTCTTTCATGGGCTTCCGAAATTGTTCGGCGGTCCTGAGAAATGGGAAAGGCTCGGTGGAGCGATGGCAACTCTTGGCATTACATTTCTACCGGCGTTTTGGGGATTCATGGCTGCAATTTCGGAGGCTTTGGGGGGCATCTGTCTCATCCTCGGCTTATTTATTAGACCCGCCTGTATCCTTTTGACAATAACGATGTTAGTCGCTGCTGTAAGTCATCTGGGTCGCGGGGAGGGTTTGGGTGGCGCTGCGCATGCGCTCAAAGCCGCCATCGTTTTTCTGAGCTTGATTCTGATTGGGCCTGGTAAGTACAGCCTCGATGAAAAACTGAGTTCTGATAGCAGCGATGACGCATAATACTGTTTGATACACAGGGAAAATTAGATGGCAGAAAGAGATTACTATGAAGTCCTTGGGGTGAATCGGAACGCTTCTCCAGAGGAGATTAAGCGTGCCTACCGCAAGGTCGCGCTGCAGCATCATCCCGATAAAAACCCGGGAGATAAAACAGCAGAAGAGAAATTTAAAGAAGCCTCAAATGCTTACGACGTGCTATCGGATCCAGAGAAGCGGAAGATCTACGACATACGTGGGCACGCGGGTGTTCATAACGCTGGATTTCAAGGGTACACGAACTTTGAGGACATTTTCACCAATTTTGGAGACATCTTTGGGCGTGAGGTCTTTGGGAATTTCGGTGATGTCTTCGGAGATGTATTCAGCAGGGAAAACCCCACCGGTTTCGGTCCACAACGCCGCGGTAATCTACGAACAAAATTGACAATCCCGTTTGAGGAATCGATACTGGGTGCGGAAAAGCGGATTCAGGTGAACGACCGAACCCTTACTATTAAGATTCCCGCGGGGATAAAAGATGGTCAATCATTGCGCCTTACCGGTCAAGGAGACCTGACTGCGAGTGGACAGCGCGGCTCACTGATTGTGAAAATCGCCGTTCAACCGCACCCGAATTTTAAGCGCGAGAATCTAGATCTCGTGACCCAAGTTACGGTGCCTTTCACACGTGCAACCTTGGGCGGTAAAGTGCGTGTGCCAACCCTGAAGGGAGATATTGATCTGAAGATTCCTGCGGGGACGCAGCCGGACCAACAGTTGAGGGTCCGCGGGGCTGGTGTTGTCGATTCGTCGAAGCGCAAAGGCGATCTACGCGTCCAGATCAAAATCGAAATCCCACGTTCATTGACAAGAAAACAGAAGGAATTATTAAAAGAACTAGAGAAAAACTTATAATTCAGTAATAGGTGAGTGGCAGGGCGGTGAAATGTTTGACTGCGCCACTCACCTATTACACATTACGACAAATAGGCGGTTAAATGAACCCAGAGAAAACCTTAGTCTTAATTAAACCAGATGGCGTTCAACGCGGACTCATCGGCGAAATCATCGCCCGCTTTGAGCGCAAGGGGCTTAGACTCGTAGGACTTAAATTACTCCAACTCCCAAAAGATCGAGCGGATCAACTCTACGCGCCACATCAGGGAAAGTTTTTTTACGACTACCTCATCCAATTTATGACTTCGACGCCGATCGTGGCGATTGCCCTTGAGGGACGAGATGCTATCGAACTCGTGCGTCTAGTAAACGGGGCAACAAGACCCAACGAATCCCAACCCGGCAGTATCCGTGGCGATTTCTCGATCGATATCACTCACAACGTTGTCCACGCTTCAGATTCCCCTGAGAACGCGGAACGTGAGTTAGACATTCTATTTGATCCAAGCGAACTTGTTGACTATCCACGAATTGATGACGCGATTCTTTATAGCCCGGACCTGTAGTCCACTCAGGTTGCGTCAAGTGTAACGAAGCAGCATCGCAGAGGGAAAATCGTGGCTCAAAATAACAATCTACTTTTCAGTACCGACGATTGGGTTGAAATCTACCGCACGACAGACGAGTGGGAATCAAACCTAATTCAGACAATGCTCGGCAATAAACAGATTCGTTGCCGCCCTGAATACATACGGAACGCTGATAGGCAACGTCAGATTATCCTTTTCGTCGATCCTGAGGACCTAGTTGATGCCTTAGAAATCGTTAGTCAAACCGGTCTAGCAATAACGAATAAGGAATACGAAAATCAGCATACAGATGATGAAAGTGATCCCAATCTAGAACGCGACGCAAGGACCTCGGAAAGCGATCTTCCACAACCAACGCCAACAGCGGGAACAGCAACTATAATTGCGGAGCGCGAGGGGATTGGCAAAATCGCCCATTACATCGGACGGGGATATGAACTGCAAGTTGGACCAACGCCGTATTATATGGTCGAAGAAGACCGATGGGAAGAGTTTACCGATTTTAGTGCCCAACGCCAAGAGTTCTCAATTCTCATTAGGCACGAGTATCCGAATCTGTCCCTATGGCTTAAACGAGAGAAGTTATTTGCAGAATTTACCCATTTAGTGGAAGCCACTTACCGTGATGTGCCGCCAGCCCGTTCGGAAAACCGTCAACAAACTGAATCTGCGTCTGACAGCACTGGTGCGACTGAAGTTCAAATTAACCGTCTTGCCAAGTTCGGGCTATGGGTATCGTTGGTTTCCCTCCTAGGCGTAATTGTTCAACTACCGTGGTACGCCAGTATGATTCTCGCCCTACTTGCTGCAGTCACCTGCTGCATCGCAAAATATCAGATCGATCGCAGCAATGGAACACTTAAAGGAAATCTAATCGCTTTTCTAGCAATTATTATCGCTTGCATTGTGATTGCCATAGCTTGGAGACAACGCCAGCCGAGCCTACCAGAATCATCGGATTTGCAATCCGCCTTCCAACCCCATCAAGCAGACACCCGTTACAACACGCAACTGGGGAGCAAAATATGGCTGCTTGTGTCATAGTTTTCGTGAAAAATCCTGTTCCCGGTCAAGTTAAAACCCGTCTTACACCTTATCTTTCGCCAGAGCAGGCTGCGTCACTATATCGGGCGTTCCTCGTCGATTGGTGCAATGCCCTTTCCACAATCTCTACAGCCCACCATGTAATTGCCTATACGCCACCCGAAGGCTTGAGTGCCTTACAAACCCTAATCGGTGAAGATCCGGTTTATATACCTCAAGTAGACGCATCGCTGGGCGAACGCTTAATTGCCGCTGCGCGTTGGGCGTGTAATCAGGGATATACGAAATTTTTATTCGTGGGATCAGATAGCCCAACGCTACCACCCCAGTATGTCGAACACACACTCGATTTACTAGAATCGCGCGACATCGTCATCGGTCCCAGTGTGGACGGTGGCTACTACCTGATTGGCTTTTCAAAGCATGGGGCGTCTTTGTCGATTCCCACCATCTTTGAGGGAATCGCATGGAGCACCGAGGTCGTCTTTCGTCAAACACTTGGGAAAATTCAGGCGGTTAATGCGCGATTGGGGTTGCTGCCGCCATGGTACGATGTAGATACCCCCACAGGACTGCAGCTATTACGGGATCATCTGTTTGGGATGCACCTTGCAGGGGAAAGCAGCCCCGCACCTCAAACATATAGCAAATTAACAGAGTGGTTCTAAGTTACCAAAACAGGAAAGGTTTGATAGTAACTTTATATCCTAACTATCGTTTTACATACTACGATTAGCGTTTTAGTGGTGTGGATTACAGGGATAAGAATTGGTCGCTTACCAAGGCTTAATTCATGTTACACACATCTTGTCTTGCGAGGTTTATTGCATCATTTTTCGGCTTGACGAAGGTTGAGAGATCGGGTATTATTTCATCCTGTTTGCAATAGATTATATAAAAAAATAAAGGATTTGTTATGGGACTCAAAGAACAGTTAAATGAAGATATGAAGCAGGCGATGAAAGCGAAAGACAAAAATCGTCTGTCTGCAATTCGCATGGTGCGCGGTGCTGTCCGGGATAAGGAAATCAATAGTAAGGTTGAGTTGGATGATGACGGCGTTTTAGAGGTAATTGCTAGCCAGATTAAGAAACGGAAGGATGCACTAGAACAGTTGCGTAAATCCAATCGCGATGACCTCGTTGATGCCGAAATGGAACAGATTAAGGCATTGCAAGAATTCCTCCCTGCCCAACTTTCGATGGAAGAAATCGAAGCCGCCGTCATAGGTGCGATTGAGGAGCTAGGAGCGACATCAATGCGAGATATGGGCAAAGTCATGGGCACACTCGTTCCGCAGTTGAGAGGCAAAGCAGACAACTCGGTTATCAGCCAAATTGTCAAGCAGAAATTGAGCTAGCGCGATGAACGACCAAACCACTATCCTCGTTGTTGATCCGGACCAACGACAGCGCGAAATGATTTGTCTCACGCTTGAGCGCGAAAGGTTGCATGTGCTCGCGACTCGCACAATGTATGAGGCGTTAGACCGCATCGAACGATTAGATATTGATATTCTGATCGCCCCACTCATAGGA harbors:
- a CDS encoding Gfo/Idh/MocA family oxidoreductase is translated as MTRTIGIGVIGMGWMGTVHSRSYRQIPTRFQDCGVQPHLVICADEVEARAREAQTFLGFERYATDWRQVIADPEVQLVNITAPNSMHLEIATAAAEAGKHIFCEKPVGRNPQETAAIENAARRAGVLTCVGYNYRWTPLVQYARQLIEEGRLGRLTHYRGRFFAGYASNPHAVLSWRFQREVAGLGTLGDLMSHVVDMAQMIAGPINRLVGNRETFFSERPLATPGEGTHFSVRTDGPTGEVTNEDYVGALVQFSNGAHGTLEGCRVINGPECQMAFEVHGTRGALSWDFERMNELHLFLSDRDDAPNGYTRIVSGPEHPFHAYFNPGPGVGLGYEDLKMIESYQFLKSIRDGRQGEPAFREALAVAKVLGVIERSWETERWEEVQAS
- a CDS encoding mandelate racemase — translated: MAKIKEIRCIRTRVNGTWVIVKITTDQPGLYGIGSASDHYHPQTVVTAVEECIAPRLIGREVGHIEDIWQSTLTSGYWRNGAISNTALGGIDMALWDIKGKEAGMPVYQLLGGPCRSAVPCYAHAGGGDFAELEDDIRRYMEEGYSVIRCQLGGYGGGGFIDADKAGQPKNPWSNAPAFDDEAYIESIPKMFEYLRSKLGFGPKLTHDVHEHLRPQCAVTLSKLLEPYRLFFLEDVLSPEQIDWFRLIRQQCTTPQAMGELFINPHEWTPLITERLIDFVRVRVSKGGGITPCRKIATLCEWFGVNTAWQEGGDNDPVNQVAAMHLDLASWSFGIQEENHFSQEELDIFPGHAILEGGYLYANDQPGLGIDIDEAEATQILDADRAKVPNYAAEDRKADGSVVRP
- a CDS encoding DoxX family protein, coding for MVLTFLDKHRDIGLLILRIGFGCLFLFHGLPKLFGGPEKWERLGGAMATLGITFLPAFWGFMAAISEALGGICLILGLFIRPACILLTITMLVAAVSHLGRGEGLGGAAHALKAAIVFLSLILIGPGKYSLDEKLSSDSSDDA
- a CDS encoding DnaJ domain-containing protein; the protein is MAERDYYEVLGVNRNASPEEIKRAYRKVALQHHPDKNPGDKTAEEKFKEASNAYDVLSDPEKRKIYDIRGHAGVHNAGFQGYTNFEDIFTNFGDIFGREVFGNFGDVFGDVFSRENPTGFGPQRRGNLRTKLTIPFEESILGAEKRIQVNDRTLTIKIPAGIKDGQSLRLTGQGDLTASGQRGSLIVKIAVQPHPNFKRENLDLVTQVTVPFTRATLGGKVRVPTLKGDIDLKIPAGTQPDQQLRVRGAGVVDSSKRKGDLRVQIKIEIPRSLTRKQKELLKELEKNL
- the ndk gene encoding nucleoside-diphosphate kinase, coding for MNPEKTLVLIKPDGVQRGLIGEIIARFERKGLRLVGLKLLQLPKDRADQLYAPHQGKFFYDYLIQFMTSTPIVAIALEGRDAIELVRLVNGATRPNESQPGSIRGDFSIDITHNVVHASDSPENAERELDILFDPSELVDYPRIDDAILYSPDL
- a CDS encoding TIGR04282 family arsenosugar biosynthesis glycosyltransferase, coding for MAACVIVFVKNPVPGQVKTRLTPYLSPEQAASLYRAFLVDWCNALSTISTAHHVIAYTPPEGLSALQTLIGEDPVYIPQVDASLGERLIAAARWACNQGYTKFLFVGSDSPTLPPQYVEHTLDLLESRDIVIGPSVDGGYYLIGFSKHGASLSIPTIFEGIAWSTEVVFRQTLGKIQAVNARLGLLPPWYDVDTPTGLQLLRDHLFGMHLAGESSPAPQTYSKLTEWF
- a CDS encoding GatB/YqeY domain-containing protein, which produces MGLKEQLNEDMKQAMKAKDKNRLSAIRMVRGAVRDKEINSKVELDDDGVLEVIASQIKKRKDALEQLRKSNRDDLVDAEMEQIKALQEFLPAQLSMEEIEAAVIGAIEELGATSMRDMGKVMGTLVPQLRGKADNSVISQIVKQKLS